One Candida dubliniensis CD36 chromosome 1, complete sequence genomic region harbors:
- a CDS encoding high-affinity iron permease, putative (Similar to C. albicans FTR1;~Similar to S. cerevisiae FTR1), translated as MVDVFNVQIFFIVFRESLEAIIVVSVLLAFVKQSMGGSSDPKLKKRLYRQIWLGAGLGVLVCLIIGCAFIGAFYGLGKDIWGNSEDLWEGIFCIIATVLITAMGIPMLRINKMKEKWRVKLAQALIKTPSNKKDRFRLGYLGKKYALFILPFITCLREGLEAVVFVGGVGLNSPATSFPIPVIVGLIAGIIVGALLYYFGSSVSMQIFLIISTCILYLIAAGLFSRGIWYFETNTYNKKTGGDASENGSGPGTYDIAKSVWHVNCCNPETDNGWDIFNAILGWQNSATYGSVISYNVYWLFIICVLLLMVYEEKHGHLPFTKNLTLVQLNPMYHIKGKKKLELNKAEKEELFTKLQQQNFGQAAEVDETSSNKLIESKENK; from the coding sequence ATGGTTGACGTATTTAAcgttcaaatttttttcatcgTTTTCAGAGAATCGTTGGAAGCCatcattgttgtttcagTGCTTTTAGCATTCGTCAAACAATCCATGGGTGGTAGTTCCGACCCTAAATTAAAGAAACGATTGTATCGTCAGATTTGGCTAGGGGCGGGGCTAGGAGTTCTAGTCTGTCTTATTATTGGTTGTGCTTTCATTGGTGCGTTCTACGGGTTAGGTAAAGATATTTGGGGTAATTCCGAAGATTTATGGGAAGGTATCTTTTGTATCATTGCTACTGTCTTGATTACTGCTATGGGTATTCCAATGTTgagaatcaacaaaatgaaGGAAAAATGGAGAGTCAAATTAGCTCAAGCTTTGATTAAAACTCCATCTAACAAAAAAGATAGATTCAGATTGGGTTATCTTGGTAAGAAATATGCTCTTTTCATTTTACCATTCATCACTTGTTTGCGTGAAGGTTTGGAAGCTGTTGTTTTCGttggtggtgttggtttGAACAGTCCAGCCACTTCTTTCCCAATTCCAGTCATTGTTGGTTTAATTGCCGGTATCATCGTTGGTGCCTTATTGTACTACTTTGGTTCCAGTGTATCTATGCAAATTTTCTTGATCATCTCCACCTGTATTTTGTACTTGATTGCTGCTGGTTTGTTCTCCAGAGGTATTTGGTATTTTGAAACCAATACTTACAACAAAAAGACTGGTGGTGACGCTTCCGAAAATGGTTCTGGTCCAGGTACTTATGATATTGCTAAATCTGTTTGGCATGTTAACTGTTGTAACCCAGAAACCGATAATGGTTGGGATATCTTCAATGCCATTTTGGGTTGGCAAAATTCTGCCACTTATGGTTCCGTCATTTCTTACAATGTGTACTGGCTTTTCATCATCTGCGTTTTGTTATTAATGGTCTACGAAGAAAAACACGGTCATTTGCCATTTACCAAAAACTTGACTTTGGTCCAATTGAACCCAATGTACCACATCAAAGGTAAGAAGAAGTTAGAATTAAACAAAgctgaaaaagaagaattgttCACTAAACTTCAACAGCAAAACTTTGGTCAAGCTGCAGAAGTCGATGAAACTTCatcaaacaaattaattgaatccaaagaaaacaaataa
- a CDS encoding SET domain-containing protein, putative (In S. cerevisiae: part of the Set3C complex, which is required to repress early/middle sporulation genes during meiosis) produces MTNKDQEQLLQDASTLLMFASSVAKHESSNQHSPVSNMSSPPALQQLPQQQPLTQQHTNSGSTTRKSSEHNEKNVTSPSPSVKFDFPVPSNNNTTSNLQSTSVTHDKSKPVTPPKRTSISMLVNDTPSDIAPQPRKSSISILMNPPEQIVTPPPPAVSGNYERKQKSISPTSGLPKKGSFKPNHERSRSTPEATIAKLELHHQQQLQQLQNQQNQSTTPSPTPAFQRGIDLRSKERNTDNAVIAAAALTAAVDNPLPLKLVDQKPVLVKEKAQVVPVSVVPAISKSEEDQLTEPEEEDEEEEMVKEKVVLVATNNNDKVTAVIDSDSANKPAIKSSSKDKYVPPPLETYQVNPDSGLIGCICGIEDDDGFTIQCDVCFRWQHCVCMGYENAEEVPEDMYKCYYCDESKWGKFDPEASRSRTMQRLDIDRSENSRQATVKALPQQHQHGAKRKQSNSEKVDNKKRKTEDKTNTNSSNSASGSPAPKFQSPRPDEMDDLPNKENELLEDGITAESYQSVYYNLTENDYKRQAIKEFIDNIGSEFASQFFKLPKSEQQGKHFRNVTIMSSSQFKSIKWSKINLPNFTKYLQEHNKLKKKNNFNKTTIQVKPYTDNQKQKFNGISKLALFISSNGGSTGSLTIPEDTPIIEYLGEVDLFKNYCRDSINQYRLWGSPKPKVLKTAIPMQHNDETMDIVLDSRFVGNESRFIRKACPSSANCKIETVYVPEQNRFRFLVFTSKPITLKSENQDEELRLPWEWDVDHPILKLYANNNSEKFENLTNEEKSALITYIDNILHFVECGCSTSNASSSCAIFKIKKATSYLMRSTRKASSLSNVNITKSKEELILPRPEKQYVSWEERLNQRNQRIQTELLSGEKKEGSDNDNEQQRSEEKEESALEEAADGGAGSGPGPGPGSGITGIGANADDSKGNEKPPMLYKLPFKQQLLANLRTNVEMTTTVQQPTPVSSEDDADPMTVEIPVPVVPELVAIIDKNIEEKLKPIIKQVEASAVTGEDVNLKLVEKVSLVSDNGENKTRDVTLVPETAVPTKVVKKLSFADYKKMK; encoded by the coding sequence ATGACTAATAAAGACCAAGAACAGTTACTTCAAGACGCCTCCACTTTGTTGATGTTTGCCAGCCTGGTAGCTAAACATGAGCTGCTGAATCAGCATTCACCAGTATCAAATATGTCATCCCCACCAGCTCTTCAACAGCTACCACAGCAACAACCCCTTACCCAACAGCATACTAATTCCGGATCAACCACACGAAAATCGTCTGAGCATAACGAAAAGAATGTGACATCTCCATCCCCATCTGTTAAGTTTGATTTTCCAGTCCCCTCCAATAACAATACTACGAGCAACCTCCAGTCTACATCAGTCACTCACGATAAAAGCAAACCTGTAACTCCTCCGAAAAGAACTTCAATTAGTATGCTTGTTAACGACACTCCTTCCGACATTGCTCCACAACCTCGCAAAAGCTCCATAAGTATTTTGATGAATCCACCTGAACAAATTGTAACTCCGCCACCACCAGCAGTGTCAGGTAATTACGAAAGGAAGCAAAAGTCTATTTCTCCAACTTCTGGGTTACCTAAAAAGGGTAGTTTCAAACCAAACCATGAACGATCGCGTTCTACTCCTGAGGCAACCATAGCAAAGTTGGAGTTACATCATCAGCAACAACTTCAGCAACTACAGAATCAACAAAACCAGTCCACAACACCATCTCCAACACCTGCATTTCAAAGAGGTATAGATTTGAGAtctaaagaaagaaacacTGATAATGCAGTtattgctgctgctgcatTAACTGCAGCTGTTGATAATCCGCTTCCCTTAAAGCTCGTGGATCAGAAACCAGTTTTAGTTAAAGAAAAGGCTCAAGTAGTGCCTGTTTCAGTTGTACCAGCGATATCAAAATCCGAAGAAGACCAATTGACGGAACCTGAAGAAGAGGACGAGGAAGAGGAAATGGTGAAGGAAAAGGTCGTGTTGGTAGCTACgaacaacaacgacaaaGTGACTGCTGTGATAGACTCTGATTCAGCAAATAAGCCTGCTATCAAGAGTCTGTCTAAAGATAAATATGTTCCTCCACCGTTGGAAACTTACCAAGTCAATCCCGATTCAGGTTTGATAGGATGTATATGTGGAATtgaggatgatgatgggTTCACGATTCAATGTGATGTCTGTTTTAGATGGCAGCATTGTGTATGTATGGGCTATGAAAATGCTGAAGAAGTTCCTGAAGACATGTACAaatgttattattgtgATGAAAGCAAATGGGGGAAGTTTGATCCTGAAGCATCTCGATCGAGAACCATGCAGCGATTAGATATAGACAGACTGGAGAACAGCCGCCAAGCTACAGTTAAAGCATTGCcgcaacaacatcaacatggagcaaaaagaaaacagcTGAATTCCGAAAAGGTCGATAATAAAAAGAGGAAGACAGAAGACAAAACGAACACAAATTCAAGCAACTCAGCTAGTGGCTCTCCAGCACCAAAATTTCAAAGTCCTCGTCCAGATGAGATGGATGATTTGccaaacaaagaaaatgaattgcTAGAGGATGGAATAACAGCAGAATCATACCAATCAgtatattataatttaacGGAAAACGATTACAAGAGACAAGCGATCAAAGAAttcattgataatattggaCTGGAGTTTGCCagtcaatttttcaaattaccTAAACTGGAACAACAGGGTAAGCATTTCCGTAACGTTACCATAATGAGTCTGAGTCAATTTAAATCGATCAAATGGAGTAAAATAAACTTACCAAATTTCACCaaatatttacaagaaCATAACAAACttaaaaagaagaataatttTAACAAAACCACCATTCAAGTTAAACCTTACACAGATAATCAGAAGCAAAAATTCAATGGCATTTCCAAACTCGCATTGTTTATATCCAGCAACGGTGGTAGCACCGGGTCTTTAACGATCCCAGAAGATACtccaataattgaatatttagGAGAGGTTGATTTGTTTAAGAATTATTGTCGAGATTCGATCAATCAATATCGTTTGTGGGGTAGTCCCAAGCCGAAAGTTTTAAAGACAGCGATTCCAATGCAACACAATGATGAAACTATGGATATTGTCTTGGATTCTAGATTTGTTGGTAATGAAAGTAGATTTATTCGTAAGGCGTGTCCATCATCGGCCAATTGCAAAATAGAGACTGTTTATGTACCAGAGCAAAATAGGTTTCGATTTTTAGTGTTTACTTCAAAACCAATCACATTAAAATCAGAAAATcaagatgaagaattgCGATTACCTTGGGAATGGGATGTAGATCATCCTATATTAAAGCTTTATGCCAATAATAATCTGGAGAAATTTGAGAATTTGACGAATGAAGAGAAATCAGCATTGATTACttatattgataatattttgcATTTTGTTGAATGTGGGTGTTCGACGTCAAATGCATCTTCACTGTGTgcaattttcaaaataaaaaaggccACGTCTTATTTGATGAGATCAACAAGAAAGGCATCATCTTTGAGCAATGTCAACATAACAAAGtccaaagaagaattgataTTGCCAAGACCAGAAAAACAATATGTTTCTTGGGAGGAAAGGTTGaatcaaagaaatcaacGAATTCAAACTGAGTTATTGTCAGgagagaaaaaagaagGGTCGGATAATGACAATGAGCAACAAAGAtctgaagaaaaagaggaGTCTGCATTAGAAGAAGCTGCTGATGGTGGAGCCGGTTCTGGTCCTGGTCCTGGTCCGGGGTCAGGAATAACAGGAATTGGAGCAAATGCTGATGATAGTAAAGGCAACGAGAAACCACCGATGTTATATAAATTACCattcaaacaacaattgttgGCAAACCTTCGGACCAATGTTGAAATGACAACAACAGTCCAACAACCAACCCCAGTATCTAGTGAGGATGATGCTGATCCAATGACAGTTGAGATTCCTGTACCAGTAGTACCTGAATTGGTGGCAATTATTGACAAgaatattgaagaaaaactAAAACCAATAATCAAACAAGTTGAAGCCTCAGCAGTTACCGGAGAAGACGTTAATTTGAAGTTGGTTGAAAAGGTGTCTTTGGTGTCTGACAATGGAGAGAACAAGACGCGTGATGTGACGTTGGTGCCAGAAACAGCTGTCCCTACTAAAGTCGTAAAGAAGTTATCCTTTGctgattataaaaaaatgaaataa